In Suttonella indologenes, one genomic interval encodes:
- a CDS encoding DNA-methyltransferase yields the protein MENDFNILKEEAAIYHSNLKKQVSDGMVIYNENALSLMRRILDKHPNGCFDMIFVDPPYFLSNDGFTCQNGQMVSVNKGCWDKSKGLAGNLEFYEEWLRLCYALLKPKGTIWVCGTHHNIYLIGYLMQSIGYHILNNITWEKPNPPPNLSCRFFTHSTETLLWAKKDKKAKHIFHYDVMKAQNGDKQMKCVWKIAPPNKKEKLFGKHPTQKPLALVERCIQAASHAGDLIFDPFMGSGTTGVAALQNGRKFCGCEMEKTFFELAEKRLGIKNV from the coding sequence ATGGAAAATGATTTCAATATATTAAAAGAAGAGGCGGCTATTTATCATAGCAACCTGAAAAAACAGGTCTCAGACGGCATGGTTATCTATAATGAAAACGCGCTGAGCCTTATGCGCCGCATTTTAGATAAACATCCGAACGGCTGCTTTGATATGATTTTCGTCGATCCGCCGTATTTTCTTTCTAATGACGGCTTTACTTGTCAAAACGGACAAATGGTTTCAGTCAATAAAGGCTGCTGGGATAAATCGAAAGGTTTGGCAGGTAATCTGGAATTTTACGAAGAATGGCTGCGTTTGTGTTATGCATTGTTGAAGCCCAAGGGCACGATTTGGGTGTGTGGTACGCATCATAATATTTATTTAATTGGTTATTTAATGCAAAGCATCGGCTATCATATATTGAATAATATTACATGGGAAAAACCTAATCCGCCGCCGAATTTATCCTGCCGCTTTTTTACTCATTCTACCGAAACTTTGCTATGGGCAAAAAAAGATAAAAAAGCCAAACATATCTTCCATTATGATGTCATGAAAGCACAAAACGGCGACAAGCAAATGAAATGCGTATGGAAAATCGCTCCGCCAAACAAAAAGGAAAAACTATTCGGCAAACACCCGACACAAAAACCGCTGGCATTGGTCGAGCGTTGCATTCAAGCCGCTTCTCATGCGGGCGATTTGATTTTTGATCCCTTTATGGGCAGCGGTACGACGGGAGTAGCCGCCTTGCAAAATGGGCGAAAATTTTGCGGTTGCGAAATGGAAAAAACGTTTTTTGAATTAGCAGAAAAAAGATTGGGAATTAAAAATGTCTAG
- a CDS encoding DNA adenine methylase, which produces MMSKPFLKWAGGKSKLAPFIESHLPKQASKRLIEPFAGSAAVSLALDFDAYLLNDSNVDLMRLYQALQEEKQSFIDYIKSFFTPENNQETRFYELREQFNHSQESIERSALFVYLNRHAFNGLCRYNSKGAFNVPFGRYAAPYFPETEMQAFIAKSARLDFMCGDFQAAMEQSGEDDVVYCDPPYVPLSETASFTAYAKGGFHLDDQQRLAEIAKQVSKQSQGVLISNHDTAFTRDLYKDARLETVEVRRNIAAKGSSRQKVGELLAIYGK; this is translated from the coding sequence ATCATGTCTAAACCTTTCCTAAAATGGGCGGGCGGCAAATCGAAACTGGCGCCATTTATTGAAAGCCATCTGCCAAAGCAAGCCTCTAAGCGTTTAATTGAGCCTTTTGCAGGATCTGCGGCTGTATCTCTGGCATTGGATTTTGATGCCTATCTGCTTAACGACAGTAATGTCGATTTGATGCGTTTATATCAGGCTTTACAAGAGGAAAAACAGTCATTTATTGACTATATCAAATCATTTTTCACGCCTGAAAATAATCAGGAAACCCGTTTTTACGAACTGCGGGAGCAATTTAATCACAGCCAAGAAAGTATAGAACGCTCTGCTTTATTTGTTTATTTAAATCGCCATGCTTTCAACGGATTATGCCGTTACAATAGCAAAGGCGCATTTAATGTGCCTTTTGGTCGCTATGCCGCGCCGTATTTTCCGGAAACGGAAATGCAAGCATTTATCGCTAAATCGGCACGTCTCGATTTTATGTGCGGCGATTTTCAAGCCGCAATGGAGCAATCTGGCGAAGATGATGTGGTGTATTGTGATCCGCCTTACGTACCCTTGAGCGAAACAGCCTCATTTACCGCTTATGCAAAAGGCGGTTTTCATTTAGACGACCAACAACGTTTAGCAGAAATCGCCAAACAAGTTTCTAAACAATCACAAGGCGTGTTAATTTCTAATCACGACACGGCATTTACTCGCGATTTGTATAAAGATGCACGATTAGAAACGGTTGAAGTGCGGCGCAATATTGCAGCCAAAGGCAGCAGCAGACAAAAAGTAGGCGAACTATTGGCAATCTATGGAAAATGA
- a CDS encoding WG repeat-containing protein: MKYVIRNSMLATAVIAATAVSAKDCPVPMVLPTQYSDLSSMVIFDAEKDTYFTDNQWLAVSKGGKTGFISTDGKRMIEPVYEEIIDYWHEGILPVQKEGKWGFIDREGKEVIAPQFAIFWSVQDGMVAVGSDKEKEPNQLIDLRGKTLPLPDNVDSIDNIGEGMVGVKVGDKYGYANTAGELVIEAKYDRISSFYEGFAEVGIDNLSGIIDKTGREIIPLRYYYIMRSQDGYFIPVDHQESTMAVFNRKGEQVLPAEYSMISEYEEESSMEFRLFIKGITIALKNEYWGVIDEQGKEILPFEYERLSLLDNGWLIAAKDGKEGVIDRQGKVIIPFEYEWLSYAEGIFMMDKRLPNEQSIKNNATVRYSGILDGQGKELIPPQYENVKPLPGAKNYAVYTKGGYRLFDAAGKAVSDDTWDYIVEGLDGMLEVSKNDRLGYIDEKGEVLIKPQYDYVTSIEPNYILTSRGKRRQLLDKQGCVLIDMAGHWKK; this comes from the coding sequence ATGAAATATGTAATACGAAATAGTATGTTAGCGACGGCGGTAATAGCTGCAACGGCGGTTTCGGCGAAGGATTGCCCCGTGCCGATGGTCTTGCCGACGCAGTATTCGGATTTAAGTTCAATGGTTATTTTTGATGCGGAAAAAGACACTTATTTTACAGACAATCAATGGCTGGCGGTATCAAAAGGCGGAAAAACAGGTTTTATCAGTACGGACGGCAAGCGCATGATTGAGCCTGTCTATGAGGAGATCATTGATTATTGGCATGAAGGTATCTTGCCGGTACAAAAAGAGGGCAAATGGGGATTTATCGATCGCGAGGGCAAGGAGGTGATAGCACCGCAGTTTGCCATTTTTTGGTCTGTTCAAGACGGTATGGTGGCGGTCGGATCTGATAAAGAAAAAGAGCCGAATCAGTTAATTGACTTGAGGGGCAAAACGCTGCCGCTGCCTGATAATGTGGATAGCATCGATAATATCGGCGAAGGTATGGTCGGTGTAAAAGTTGGCGATAAATACGGCTATGCGAATACGGCGGGCGAACTCGTCATTGAAGCTAAATATGATCGTATCTCGAGTTTTTATGAGGGCTTTGCAGAGGTCGGCATCGATAATCTTTCGGGCATCATCGATAAGACGGGGCGAGAAATTATTCCGCTGCGCTATTATTATATTATGCGCAGCCAAGACGGTTATTTTATACCGGTAGATCATCAAGAATCCACCATGGCGGTGTTTAATCGGAAAGGCGAGCAAGTGTTGCCGGCGGAATATTCTATGATCAGTGAATATGAAGAAGAAAGTTCTATGGAATTTAGACTTTTTATTAAAGGCATAACGATAGCGCTGAAAAATGAGTATTGGGGTGTAATTGACGAGCAGGGTAAGGAGATTCTGCCTTTTGAATACGAGCGTTTGTCTTTATTGGATAATGGCTGGCTGATTGCCGCCAAGGACGGCAAAGAAGGCGTGATCGACCGTCAAGGCAAGGTCATCATTCCCTTTGAATATGAGTGGCTGAGTTATGCCGAAGGCATATTTATGATGGATAAGCGTTTGCCGAACGAGCAATCGATTAAAAATAATGCCACTGTGCGTTATTCTGGCATTTTAGACGGTCAGGGAAAAGAACTGATTCCTCCGCAATATGAAAATGTTAAGCCGCTGCCGGGCGCTAAGAATTATGCTGTTTACACAAAAGGAGGTTATCGTTTATTTGATGCTGCCGGCAAAGCAGTGTCTGATGATACTTGGGATTATATCGTCGAGGGCTTAGACGGCATGCTGGAAGTGAGCAAAAACGATCGCTTGGGCTATATCGATGAGAAAGGCGAAGTGTTGATTAAACCGCAGTACGATTACGTCACCAGTATTGAGCCGAATTACATTTTGACATCTCGCGGCAAACGGCGGCAATTGCTGGATAAGCAAGGCTGTGTGCTGATCGATATGGCAGGGCATTGGAAGAAATAA
- a CDS encoding cytochrome b, with protein MHADNQDRYGSVSRFLHWSMALCLLFMFASALLWQWDEAWRRLLPWHKGGGMLLLMLAAFRILWAISVDKRPAAANIAVRLGHSALYVFMIAVPTAALIREAAANASADNWGMRFGDIWHARLAYAFLFLIVGHIFMAFYHQWRGEKLLQRMIG; from the coding sequence ATGCATGCCGACAACCAAGACCGCTATGGCAGCGTCAGCCGTTTTTTGCATTGGAGCATGGCGCTCTGCCTGCTGTTTATGTTTGCCAGCGCCCTGCTCTGGCAATGGGATGAGGCTTGGCGCCGTCTGCTGCCTTGGCATAAAGGCGGCGGCATGTTGCTGCTGATGTTGGCAGCCTTTCGCATATTATGGGCAATCAGCGTGGATAAGCGGCCTGCTGCGGCAAATATCGCCGTGCGCTTGGGGCATTCGGCACTATACGTTTTTATGATTGCGGTGCCGACCGCCGCCCTCATCCGCGAAGCCGCCGCCAATGCTTCTGCCGATAATTGGGGCATGCGCTTCGGCGATATTTGGCACGCCAGATTGGCTTATGCCTTTTTGTTCTTGATTGTCGGACACATCTTTATGGCGTTTTATCACCAATGGCGCGGCGAAAAATTATTACAGCGCATGATAGGCTAA
- a CDS encoding SIS domain-containing protein yields MAQSLMEQEILQSAAVLAAQADNTAISDMAAKLAAEPPALWLTVARGTSDHAAEYLSYWLMRYCGIPALSVPLSLNTIYQSSWQLEKAQLLAISQSGGSQDLLESVKNMRRAKDVRSLALVNVIDSPLAHACEHAIDIGAGKEKSVAATKSFIATLGAGLRLLSPLLKDKDLDVAIAALPEKIRQAEALDWSKALDSLQDISRLYVVGRGAGMSIAKEAALKFKETCLVQGEGFSGAEVQHGPMALMNKEQVALFLAPPDETQAGLLETAARFRQMGAKVLVAADDSVAERDLPLIDAGHPALQGLCSIQSFYRMVEKLSKVRGINTDNPPNLQKVTSTQ; encoded by the coding sequence ATGGCTCAAAGCCTTATGGAACAAGAGATTCTGCAAAGCGCGGCGGTGCTTGCCGCGCAGGCGGACAATACCGCGATTAGCGATATGGCGGCGAAATTAGCCGCCGAGCCGCCGGCATTGTGGCTGACGGTGGCGCGCGGCACCTCCGATCATGCAGCGGAATATCTCAGCTATTGGCTGATGCGCTATTGCGGTATTCCCGCCTTATCCGTGCCGCTGTCTTTGAATACGATTTATCAAAGCTCTTGGCAGCTGGAAAAAGCGCAGCTACTTGCCATCTCGCAATCGGGCGGCAGTCAAGATTTGCTGGAAAGCGTGAAAAATATGCGCCGCGCCAAAGATGTGCGCAGTCTGGCATTGGTGAATGTCATCGATTCGCCGCTGGCGCATGCCTGCGAACATGCTATTGATATTGGCGCAGGTAAGGAAAAAAGCGTGGCGGCGACCAAGAGTTTTATCGCCACGCTCGGCGCCGGCCTGCGTCTGCTCTCGCCTTTGCTCAAAGACAAAGACTTGGATGTCGCGATTGCCGCCTTGCCGGAGAAAATCCGCCAAGCCGAAGCCTTGGACTGGAGTAAAGCTCTGGACAGCCTGCAAGACATCTCGCGTTTGTATGTGGTGGGGCGCGGTGCCGGCATGTCGATTGCCAAAGAAGCGGCGTTGAAATTCAAAGAAACCTGCTTGGTACAAGGCGAAGGCTTCAGCGGTGCGGAAGTGCAACACGGCCCGATGGCATTGATGAATAAGGAACAAGTCGCGCTCTTCCTTGCCCCGCCCGATGAAACCCAAGCGGGATTATTGGAAACCGCCGCGCGCTTCCGCCAAATGGGAGCAAAGGTCTTGGTTGCCGCCGATGACAGCGTGGCAGAACGCGATTTGCCGCTGATTGACGCCGGACATCCCGCCCTGCAAGGACTGTGCAGCATTCAAAGTTTCTACCGCATGGTGGAAAAACTCTCCAAAGTCCGCGGCATCAATACCGACAATCCGCCGAATTTGCAGAAAGTGACCAGTACACAGTAA
- a CDS encoding N-acetylneuraminate epimerase, protein MKLYSKTLLSLALTGLTAAAWAGVYPDLPKAFADGGGALIDNTAYIGLGSAGEQFFSLDLSKQQAQWQTLPDFPAGTRSQPVVAALEGKLYVFGGLQKDAQGVLQLVNDAHVFDPASQTWQRLPTRSPLGLVGAQAFAHQGKIYFVGGSNLSIFNGYFQDYSAAGEDKDKQAAVMKAYFNQPSQDYFFNNQVFSYEPATNQWHNEGITPFAGRAGAAVKIHEGKVYVANGELKPGLRSDSVELGTFDDKGQLAWQSLPVLIAGEGQARQEGLAGAYSGHSHGYYLLGGGANFTGARAQYESGKYYAHEGLTRYYDPNVYALKDGKWQLAGQLPSAGGYGVSLNYEDAVILFGGKGDGGEIGSVQRLRFDGKNLNID, encoded by the coding sequence GTGAAACTTTATTCTAAGACTCTGTTATCCCTTGCATTGACTGGTTTGACTGCCGCGGCATGGGCGGGCGTTTATCCTGATTTGCCGAAAGCATTTGCAGACGGCGGCGGCGCTTTGATTGACAACACCGCCTATATTGGCTTGGGCAGCGCGGGCGAGCAGTTTTTCAGCCTCGATTTGAGCAAGCAGCAGGCGCAATGGCAAACCTTGCCCGATTTTCCTGCCGGCACGCGCAGCCAGCCCGTCGTCGCCGCCCTTGAGGGCAAACTGTATGTATTCGGTGGTTTGCAGAAAGACGCGCAGGGCGTCTTGCAACTCGTCAATGACGCGCATGTGTTTGATCCCGCCAGTCAAACATGGCAACGCCTGCCCACGCGTTCGCCTCTGGGCTTGGTCGGCGCGCAAGCCTTTGCGCATCAGGGCAAAATCTATTTTGTCGGCGGCAGCAATCTCTCGATTTTTAACGGCTATTTCCAAGACTACAGCGCCGCCGGAGAAGACAAAGACAAGCAAGCGGCAGTGATGAAGGCTTATTTTAATCAGCCTAGCCAAGATTATTTCTTTAACAATCAAGTTTTCAGCTATGAACCTGCCACGAATCAATGGCATAACGAAGGCATCACGCCTTTTGCCGGACGCGCGGGCGCGGCGGTAAAAATCCATGAGGGAAAAGTCTATGTCGCCAACGGCGAACTCAAGCCGGGCTTGCGCAGCGACAGCGTTGAGCTAGGCACATTTGATGATAAAGGACAATTGGCATGGCAAAGTTTGCCGGTTTTGATTGCCGGCGAAGGACAGGCGCGGCAGGAAGGCTTGGCAGGCGCCTACTCGGGACATAGCCACGGCTATTATCTGCTCGGCGGCGGCGCGAATTTCACCGGCGCGCGGGCGCAATATGAAAGCGGCAAATACTATGCCCATGAAGGCTTGACGCGCTATTACGACCCCAATGTTTATGCCTTAAAAGACGGCAAATGGCAGCTGGCGGGACAATTGCCGAGCGCCGGCGGCTACGGCGTATCGCTCAATTATGAAGATGCCGTGATTTTATTCGGCGGCAAAGGCGACGGCGGCGAAATCGGCAGCGTGCAGCGTCTGCGTTTTGACGGCAAAAACTTGAACATTGATTAA
- a CDS encoding N-acetylmannosamine-6-phosphate 2-epimerase, with product MNSPPNIAALQGGLIVSCQALPHEPLHSAFIMGRMALAAQQGGAVGIRANSVVDIEEIRRNVDLPIIGIIKRDYPDSEVFITASMAEVDELMSVSPEIIALDARDALRPNGQSLSAFVQAVRAKYPQVLLMADCATWKEMQTADDLGFDFIGTTLVGYTPASQGQLIESDDFALIRRAVATLKAPIIAEGNINTPEKVRRVLDIGVFGVVVGSAITRPKWITEQFVAATRK from the coding sequence ATGAATTCCCCCCCTAACATTGCCGCCTTGCAAGGCGGGCTGATTGTTTCCTGCCAAGCTTTGCCGCATGAGCCTTTGCATTCCGCTTTCATTATGGGACGCATGGCATTGGCGGCGCAGCAGGGCGGCGCGGTCGGCATTCGTGCCAATTCCGTCGTCGATATCGAAGAAATCCGCCGCAATGTCGATTTGCCGATTATCGGCATCATTAAGCGCGATTATCCCGACAGCGAAGTCTTTATCACCGCTTCGATGGCGGAAGTAGATGAATTGATGAGCGTTTCCCCCGAAATCATTGCCCTTGACGCCCGCGATGCCCTGCGTCCCAATGGGCAAAGCCTATCGGCATTCGTGCAAGCCGTGCGCGCGAAATATCCGCAGGTGCTGCTGATGGCAGATTGCGCCACTTGGAAAGAAATGCAGACGGCGGATGATTTGGGCTTTGATTTTATCGGCACGACTTTAGTCGGCTACACCCCCGCTTCTCAAGGACAATTGATTGAAAGCGACGATTTTGCCCTCATCCGCCGCGCGGTCGCCACCCTCAAAGCGCCGATTATTGCCGAAGGCAATATCAATACGCCTGAGAAGGTGCGCCGCGTTTTGGATATCGGCGTCTTCGGCGTAGTGGTCGGTTCTGCCATTACGCGCCCGAAATGGATTACAGAACAATTTGTTGCGGCAACGCGAAAATAA
- a CDS encoding N-acetylneuraminate lyase: MSQTREIKGLMSALIVPFDEQGKVNEKGLRQVIRHNIDKMKIDGLYVGGSTGENFMLDTVTKKQIFQIAKDEAKEQVSLIAQIGSPNLYEAIELGQYATDLGYDAISAVTPFYYKFSFAEIKQYYFDILDAVDNRMIVYSIPFLTGVDIGLSQFGELFAHPKIVGVKFTAADFYLLERLRSTYPDVLIYSGFDEMLLPALINNVDGAIGSTYNVNGLRARETMELAKAGKYEEALKAQNASNALISDIIDNGLYPTIKQLLVLSGCDAGPFLSRKPMASATEAQIANAKEIYKRHFGNK; the protein is encoded by the coding sequence ATGTCTCAAACCCGTGAAATCAAAGGACTCATGAGCGCACTGATTGTGCCTTTTGACGAACAAGGCAAGGTCAATGAAAAAGGTCTGCGCCAAGTCATCCGCCACAATATCGACAAGATGAAAATCGACGGTCTGTATGTGGGCGGCTCGACCGGCGAGAACTTTATGCTCGATACCGTCACCAAAAAACAGATTTTCCAAATCGCCAAAGACGAAGCCAAAGAGCAAGTATCTTTGATTGCCCAAATCGGCAGCCCCAATCTCTATGAAGCGATTGAATTGGGACAATACGCCACCGATCTGGGCTATGATGCTATTTCCGCCGTCACGCCTTTTTATTACAAATTCTCTTTCGCGGAAATCAAGCAATATTATTTCGACATTTTAGACGCGGTGGATAACCGCATGATTGTCTATTCCATTCCGTTTTTAACCGGCGTGGATATCGGCTTATCGCAATTCGGCGAACTCTTCGCGCATCCGAAAATCGTCGGCGTGAAATTTACCGCGGCGGATTTCTATCTCTTAGAGCGTCTGCGCAGCACTTATCCCGACGTGCTGATTTACTCGGGCTTTGACGAAATGCTGCTACCTGCTCTGATAAATAATGTGGACGGCGCCATCGGCTCGACTTACAACGTCAACGGCTTGCGCGCGCGCGAAACCATGGAATTGGCAAAAGCCGGCAAATACGAAGAAGCCCTGAAAGCGCAAAACGCCAGCAATGCGCTGATTAGCGACATTATAGACAACGGTCTGTATCCGACGATTAAGCAATTGCTGGTTCTCTCGGGCTGCGACGCCGGACCTTTCTTGTCGCGCAAACCGATGGCTTCAGCCACTGAAGCACAAATTGCGAATGCCAAAGAAATTTACAAACGCCATTTCGGCAATAAATAG
- a CDS encoding sialic acid TRAP transporter substrate-binding protein SiaP: MMKKLSLSILIGLTALNAQAADYEFSFGLVAGNTANEYKAAEHFAQEVKEKSGGKIEIELFGNSQLGDDRSMMEQVTGGALDFAFSESARFQIYYPVAEVFALPYMISDFSVAQKALFETDFGKDLLAKIENEKNMLVLAQAYNGTRQTTSNRAINSIADMKGLKLRVPNAATNLAYAKHVGAAPTPMAFSEVYLALQTNSVDAQENPLPTIDAQKFYEVQKHLAMTNHILNDQLYLINRDVFNDLPEDLQKVVKEAAVNAAAYHTKLFQDGEAKLVEEFKSKGMNVTTPDLSAFKEAMKPYYDEFVSKTGEEGKKAIADFSALAK, translated from the coding sequence ATGATGAAAAAACTCAGCCTTAGCATCTTGATTGGATTGACCGCTCTGAACGCCCAAGCGGCGGATTATGAATTCAGCTTCGGACTGGTCGCCGGCAATACCGCCAACGAATACAAAGCCGCAGAACATTTCGCTCAAGAAGTGAAAGAAAAATCCGGCGGCAAAATCGAAATCGAACTCTTCGGCAATTCCCAATTGGGCGACGACCGCTCGATGATGGAACAAGTGACCGGCGGCGCTTTGGATTTTGCCTTTTCCGAAAGTGCGCGTTTTCAAATCTACTATCCTGTAGCGGAAGTGTTCGCTTTGCCTTATATGATCAGCGATTTCTCGGTGGCGCAAAAAGCTCTGTTTGAAACCGATTTCGGCAAGGATTTATTAGCAAAAATCGAAAACGAGAAAAATATGCTGGTCTTGGCGCAGGCTTATAACGGCACCCGCCAAACCACTTCAAATCGCGCCATTAACAGCATTGCGGATATGAAAGGTCTGAAGCTGCGCGTGCCTAATGCCGCCACCAACCTCGCCTATGCCAAACACGTCGGCGCTGCGCCCACGCCGATGGCGTTTTCCGAAGTCTATCTGGCATTGCAAACCAATTCCGTAGATGCGCAGGAAAATCCGCTGCCGACCATCGACGCGCAAAAATTCTACGAAGTACAAAAACATTTGGCGATGACCAACCATATTCTCAACGACCAATTGTATTTGATAAACCGTGATGTTTTTAACGATTTACCCGAAGACTTGCAAAAAGTCGTGAAAGAAGCCGCGGTCAATGCGGCGGCTTATCACACCAAACTCTTCCAAGACGGCGAAGCCAAACTGGTTGAAGAATTCAAAAGCAAAGGCATGAACGTAACCACGCCTGATTTGAGCGCCTTTAAAGAGGCGATGAAGCCTTATTATGATGAATTCGTCAGCAAAACCGGCGAAGAAGGCAAAAAAGCCATCGCGGATTTTTCGGCATTGGCGAAATAA
- a CDS encoding TRAP transporter large permease subunit: MKALNKLEEWIGGSLFLLIFGILIFQIIAREILDSPLIWSEEAARLIFVYVGMLGISMGIRSQQHVQIDFISNRLPPKIKVAVFSIIQLLIFSCLLLFIHYGIVLMKRPPDQLVALGISTKYLYLGLPLIAGLMLLRFFQTQQENFANKAAWFPAWLYIALAVAFFAILFFAPEWFKYLRISDYVKFGKDSVYIVLLIWLVLMFLGMPVGWSLFITTVLFFSMTRWNTGNFAAAKLVDSVNSFSLLSVPFFILTGILMNSAGVTTRIFNFARAMLGHWTGGMGHVNIGASLIFSGMSGSALADAGGLGQLEIKAMRDEGYHDDLCGGITAASCIIGPLVPPSITMIIYGVIANVSIAKLFLAGFVPGVLLTIALMLMNAYICKKRGYRKAVKATRSERISSFKSSFWALLTPLLIIGGIFSGFFTPTEAAVIAALYSTVLGFVYRELNMAGLFKSCVEAMAMSGVTILMVMTVTFFGDMIARERVAIQVAEGFVAFADSALMVLLLINLLLLFLGMFIDALALQFLVLPMLIPIAQYYNIDLVFFGVMTTLNMMIGILTPPMGMALFVVARAGNMSVSTVTKGVLPFLIPIALTLVLITIFPSIITFLPNLIMGE, from the coding sequence ATGAAAGCCCTAAATAAATTAGAAGAATGGATTGGCGGTTCCCTATTTTTACTGATATTTGGCATTTTGATTTTCCAAATCATTGCGCGCGAAATCTTAGACTCGCCGCTGATTTGGTCTGAAGAAGCCGCGCGGCTGATTTTCGTCTATGTGGGCATGTTGGGGATTTCCATGGGCATTCGCAGCCAGCAGCATGTGCAGATTGATTTCATCAGCAACCGCCTGCCGCCTAAAATTAAAGTCGCGGTCTTCAGCATCATCCAATTGCTGATTTTTTCCTGCCTCCTGCTCTTTATCCACTACGGCATTGTCTTAATGAAACGCCCGCCCGATCAATTGGTCGCCTTGGGCATCTCCACCAAATATTTATATCTTGGCCTGCCGCTGATTGCCGGCTTGATGCTGCTGCGTTTTTTCCAAACCCAGCAGGAAAACTTCGCCAATAAAGCCGCGTGGTTTCCCGCATGGCTATATATCGCTTTGGCGGTTGCCTTTTTTGCGATTCTCTTCTTCGCGCCCGAATGGTTTAAATATCTGCGCATCAGCGATTACGTCAAATTCGGCAAAGACTCGGTGTATATCGTCTTGCTTATCTGGCTGGTGCTGATGTTCTTGGGTATGCCGGTCGGCTGGTCGCTCTTTATTACTACCGTTTTGTTTTTCTCTATGACGCGCTGGAATACCGGCAATTTCGCCGCCGCCAAATTGGTTGACAGCGTTAACAGTTTCAGCCTGCTCAGCGTGCCGTTCTTTATCCTCACCGGCATTTTGATGAACAGCGCCGGCGTTACCACACGGATTTTCAATTTCGCCCGCGCCATGCTCGGACATTGGACGGGCGGTATGGGGCATGTGAATATCGGCGCAAGCCTGATTTTCTCCGGCATGTCGGGTTCCGCTCTAGCAGATGCCGGCGGACTGGGACAGCTGGAAATCAAAGCCATGCGCGACGAGGGCTATCATGACGATTTATGTGGCGGTATCACGGCTGCATCCTGCATCATCGGACCTTTAGTGCCGCCGAGCATTACCATGATTATTTACGGCGTTATTGCCAACGTCTCGATTGCCAAATTGTTTTTAGCCGGCTTTGTACCAGGGGTCTTGCTCACGATTGCGCTGATGCTCATGAATGCCTATATCTGCAAAAAACGCGGCTACCGCAAAGCGGTTAAAGCTACGCGCAGCGAACGCATATCCTCTTTCAAAAGCTCTTTCTGGGCATTGCTGACGCCGCTGCTGATTATCGGCGGTATTTTCTCCGGCTTTTTCACACCCACCGAAGCGGCGGTCATTGCCGCCCTGTATTCCACCGTCTTGGGATTTGTCTATCGCGAGCTGAATATGGCGGGGCTGTTTAAAAGCTGCGTCGAAGCCATGGCGATGAGCGGCGTCACCATTTTGATGGTGATGACGGTTACTTTCTTCGGCGATATGATTGCGCGCGAACGCGTAGCGATTCAAGTGGCGGAAGGCTTTGTGGCATTTGCTGACAGCGCCTTGATGGTCTTGCTGCTCATCAATCTGCTGCTCTTGTTCTTGGGCATGTTTATCGATGCGCTGGCATTGCAATTCCTTGTCTTGCCGATGCTGATTCCTATCGCCCAGTATTACAATATCGACCTTGTCTTTTTCGGCGTCATGACCACCTTAAACATGATGATCGGCATCCTCACGCCGCCGATGGGCATGGCATTATTCGTCGTGGCAAGAGCGGGTAATATGTCCGTCAGCACAGTAACCAAAGGCGTATTGCCTTTCCTTATCCCGATTGCCTTAACCTTGGTCTTAATTACCATTTTCCCAAGCATTATTACGTTTTTGCCTAATTTGATTATGGGCGAATAA
- a CDS encoding YhcH/YjgK/YiaL family protein, with the protein MEFVSLHSNCSAPSRAIEKIKAFLAEHDLAKMDNGEHAIEGEDFYVNIFGYTTTVAEERIWEAHREYLDVHVLIEGSEVVRCAPLDKSLVLQYHAEKDYVEIASTVPHVSATLDSGNVAVFYPEDVHQTGLMVNNIAENIRKAVFKLRL; encoded by the coding sequence ATGGAATTTGTCTCTCTACACAGCAATTGCAGCGCGCCTTCGCGCGCTATCGAAAAAATCAAAGCCTTTCTCGCTGAGCATGATTTGGCGAAAATGGACAACGGAGAACATGCGATTGAGGGCGAAGACTTCTATGTGAATATCTTCGGCTATACCACCACCGTCGCCGAAGAGCGGATTTGGGAAGCACACCGCGAGTATTTAGATGTGCATGTCCTGATTGAGGGCAGCGAAGTGGTACGCTGCGCACCTTTGGATAAAAGCCTGGTACTGCAATACCATGCCGAGAAAGACTATGTGGAAATCGCCAGTACGGTGCCCCATGTCAGCGCCACGCTCGACAGCGGCAATGTGGCGGTCTTTTACCCTGAAGACGTGCATCAAACCGGCTTAATGGTCAACAACATCGCCGAAAACATCCGCAAAGCGGTGTTCAAATTGCGGCTTTGA